A single window of Botrytis cinerea B05.10 chromosome 3, complete sequence DNA harbors:
- the Bcrpl25 gene encoding Bcrpl25, with translation MAPVAKKGAAAKGGNKKANAAAKATLKGVHSHKVRKVRLSTTFRRPKTLQLSRAPKYPRTSIVSQPRLDEHKVIIHPLNTESAMKKIEENNTLVFIVDIKANKAQIKEALKKLYDIDTVKINTLIRPDGSKKAFARLTADVDALDIAATKLAIV, from the exons ATGGCTCCAGTAGCAAAGAAAG GTGCCGCCGCCAAGGGTGGTAACAAGAAGGCCAATGCCGCTGCTAAGGCTACCTTGAAGGGT GTTCACTCCCACAAGGTCCGCAAGGTCCGTCTCTCGACCACCTTCCGCAGACCCAAGACCCTCCAACTCTCCCGTGCACCAAAGTACCCACGTACTTCCATCGTTTCCCAACCCCGTCTCGATGAGCACAAGGTTATCATCCACCCATTGAACACCGAGAGCGCCATGAAGAAGATCGAGGAGAACAACACCCTTGTCTTCATTGTCGACATCAAGGCAAACAAGGCTCAAATCAAGGAGGCCTTGAAGAAGCTTTACGACATTGACACCGTCAAGATCAACACCCTCATCAG ACCTGATGGATCCAAGAAGGCCTTCGCCCGCCTTACCGCTGATGTTGATGCTCTTGACATTGCTGCCACCAAGCTCGCCATTGTCTAA
- the Bctim8 gene encoding Bctim8 yields the protein MDSSSLQQTPDLSKLSDRDKQELQQFIVNETQKARIQQSVHSLTDVCWKKCVTGSIRSGKLDKSEESCTMNCVERFLDSSMAVITHLNTMRTNGGA from the exons atggattCCTCATCTCTTCAACAAACACCGGATCTCTCCAAGTTGTCGGATAGAGACAAGCAGGAATTGCAACAGTTTATTGTCAATGAGACTCAGAAGGCTAGGATTCAACAGT CCGTTCACTCCCTGACCGACGTGTGCTGGAAGAAGTGCGTAACGGGCAGTATCCGCAGCGGCAAGCTGGATAAGAGTGAGGAGAGCTGCACGATGAATTGCGTAGAGAGATTTTTGGATAGTAGTATGGCGGTGATTACGCATTTGAATACGATGAGGACGAATGGGGGGGCTTAG